The following coding sequences lie in one Pan paniscus chromosome X, NHGRI_mPanPan1-v2.0_pri, whole genome shotgun sequence genomic window:
- the SERPINA7 gene encoding thyroxine-binding globulin: MSPFLYLVLLVLGLHATIHCASPEGKVTACHSSQPNATLYKMSSINADFAFNLYRRFTVETPDKNIFFSPVSISAALVMLSFGACCSTQTEIVETLGFNLTDTPMVEIQHGFQHLICSLNFPKKELELQIGNALFIGKHLKPLAKFLNDVKTLYETEVFSTDFSNISAAKQEINSHVEMQTKGKVVGLIQDLKPNTIMVLVNYIHFKAQWANPFDPSKTEDSSSFLIDKTTTVQVPMMHQMEQYYHLVDMELNCTVLQMDYSKNALALFVLPKEGQMESVEAAMSSKTLKKWNRLLQKGWVDLFVPKFSISATYDLGATLLKMGIQHAYSENADFSGLTEDNGLKLSNAAHKAVLHIGEKGTEAAAVPEVELSDQPENTFLHPIIQIDRSFMLLILERSTRSILFLGKVVNPTEA; this comes from the exons ATGTCACCATTCCTGTATCTGGTTCTCTTGGTACTTGGGCTTCATGCTACAATCCACTGTGCATCACCTGAAGGCAAAGTAACAGCCTGCCATTCATCCCAACCAAATGCCACTCTCTACAAGATGTCATCCATTAATGCTGACTTTGCATTCAATCTGTACCGGAGGTTCACTGTGGAGACCCCAGATAAGAACATCTTCTTTTCCCCTGTGAGCATTTCTGCAGCTTTGGTTATGCTTTCCTTCGGGGCCTGCTGCAGCACCCAAACTGAGATTGTGGAGACCTTGGGGTTCAACCTCACAGACACTCCAATGGTAGAGATCCAGCACGGCTTCCAGCATCTGATCTGTTCACTGAATTTTCCAAAGAAGGAACTGGAATTGCAGATAGGAAATGCCCTCTTCATTGGCAAGCATCTGAAACCACTGGCAAAGTTCTTGAATGATGTCAAGACCCTCTATGAGACTGAAGTCTTTTCTACCGACTTCTCCAACATTTCTGCAGCCAAGCAGGAGATTAACAGTCATGTGGAGATGCAAACCAAAGGGAAAGTCGTGGGTCTAATTCAAGACCTCAAGCCAAACACCATCATGGTCTTAGTGAACTATATTCACTTTAAAG cCCAGTGGGCAAATCCTTTTGATCCATCCAAGACAGAAGACAGTTCCAGCTTCTTAATAGACAAGACCACCACTGTTCAAGTGCCCATGATGCACCAGATGGAACAATACTATCACCTAGTGGATATGGAATTGAACTGCACAGTTCTGCAAATGGACTACAGCAAGAATGCTCTGGCACTCTTTGTTCTTCCCAAGGAGGGACAGATGGAGTCAGTGGAAGCTGCCATGTCATCTAAAACACTGAAGAAGTGGAACCGCTTACTACAGAAGGG ATGGGTTGACTTGTTTGTTCCAAAGTTTTCCATTTCTGCCACATATGACCTTGGAGCCACACTTTTGAAGATGGGCATTCAGCATGCCTATTCTGAAAATGCTGATTTTTCTGGACTCACAGAGGACAATGGTCTGAAACTTTCCAAT GCTGCCCATAAGGCTGTGCTGCACATTGGTGAAAAGGGAACTGAAGCTGCAGCTGTCCCTGAAGTTGAACTTTCAGATCAGCCTGAAAACACTTTCCTACACCCTATTATCCAAATTGATAGATCTTTCATGTTGTTGATTTTGGAGAGAAGCACAAGGAGTATTCTCTTTCTAGGGAAAGTTGTGAACCCAACGGAAGCGTAG